One genomic segment of Candidatus Rokuibacteriota bacterium includes these proteins:
- the lepA gene encoding elongation factor 4, giving the protein MSLPGIRNFSIVAHIDHGKSTLADRLLALTGAMDPKKAVDQVLDSMDLERERGITIKQHTVRLPYRAADRHDYTLNLIDTPGHVDFSYEVSRSLAACEGAVLVVDAAQGVEAQTLANFYLALEANLTIIPVINKIDLPAADVDGTRRQLADLLGLNPDEAIPISAKDGTGVPEVLEAIVRRIPPPSGDVDAPLKALVFDSFYDPYQGVVVYVRLFDGRVWPGTRILLMSNGRVYEVQQVGVFTPAMQPTEELWAGQVGYLTAGIKRVADAKVGETITEALRPTATPFPGYRDAKPMVFAGLYPIEDTGYQSLRDALEKLRLNDSALVFEPETSLALGSGFRCGFLGLLHMEIVQERLEREFALTLIVTSPSVRYRVVTTAAETVEIENPSKLPPAGTIDHIEEPFVRGSVLAPTEYMNAIYKLAQDKRGEHRSLEYAGKRVLITFDFPLAEIIVDFYDKLKSLSRGYASFDYEFLEFRETDLVKLDILLNGDPVDALSVIVHRDKAYEKGKTLAEKLKAVIPRQLFDVVIQAAIGSRVIARETVKALRKNVTAKCYGGDITRKRKLLERQKEGKKRMKQLGKVEVPQEAFLSVLRS; this is encoded by the coding sequence GTGAGCCTGCCGGGGATTCGCAACTTCTCCATCGTGGCGCACATCGACCACGGCAAGTCCACGCTCGCCGACCGACTGCTGGCCCTGACCGGCGCCATGGATCCGAAGAAGGCCGTGGACCAGGTGCTGGACTCCATGGACCTCGAGCGGGAGCGAGGGATCACGATCAAGCAGCACACTGTGCGGCTCCCCTACCGGGCCGCCGACCGCCACGATTACACGCTGAACCTGATCGACACCCCCGGCCACGTGGACTTCTCCTACGAGGTGTCCCGCTCGCTCGCGGCCTGCGAGGGGGCCGTCCTCGTGGTGGACGCTGCCCAGGGCGTCGAGGCGCAGACGCTGGCCAACTTCTACCTGGCGCTCGAGGCCAACCTCACCATCATTCCGGTGATCAACAAGATCGACCTCCCGGCGGCGGACGTGGACGGAACGCGGCGCCAGCTCGCTGACCTCCTCGGCCTGAACCCCGACGAGGCGATCCCGATCTCGGCCAAGGACGGGACCGGGGTGCCGGAAGTCCTCGAGGCCATCGTCCGGCGCATCCCGCCGCCGAGCGGGGACGTCGACGCACCGCTGAAGGCGCTCGTCTTCGACTCCTTCTACGACCCCTACCAGGGCGTCGTGGTGTACGTGCGCCTCTTCGATGGCCGAGTGTGGCCGGGCACGAGGATCCTCCTCATGTCGAACGGCCGGGTCTACGAGGTCCAGCAGGTCGGCGTCTTCACCCCGGCGATGCAGCCGACGGAGGAGTTGTGGGCCGGTCAGGTCGGCTACCTCACGGCCGGGATCAAGCGCGTGGCCGACGCAAAGGTGGGCGAGACGATCACCGAGGCCCTGCGCCCCACGGCCACTCCGTTCCCGGGCTACCGCGACGCCAAGCCCATGGTCTTCGCGGGGCTCTACCCGATCGAGGACACCGGCTACCAGTCACTCCGCGACGCCCTGGAGAAGCTCCGGCTCAACGACTCGGCGCTCGTCTTCGAGCCCGAGACCTCCCTGGCTCTCGGCTCCGGGTTCCGGTGCGGCTTCCTGGGCCTCCTGCACATGGAGATCGTCCAGGAGCGCCTCGAGCGCGAGTTCGCCCTCACGCTCATCGTGACCTCACCCAGCGTCCGCTACCGGGTCGTGACCACGGCCGCCGAGACCGTGGAGATCGAGAACCCGTCCAAGCTCCCCCCGGCGGGGACCATCGACCACATCGAAGAGCCCTTCGTCCGCGGCTCGGTCCTTGCGCCGACCGAGTACATGAACGCCATCTACAAGCTCGCCCAGGACAAGCGGGGCGAGCACCGGTCCCTGGAGTACGCGGGCAAACGCGTCCTGATCACGTTCGACTTCCCGCTCGCCGAGATCATCGTGGACTTCTACGACAAGCTGAAGTCGCTCTCCCGCGGCTACGCGTCGTTCGACTACGAGTTCCTCGAGTTCCGGGAGACCGACCTGGTGAAGCTCGACATCCTCCTGAATGGCGACCCGGTCGACGCCCTCAGCGTGATCGTCCATCGGGACAAGGCCTACGAGAAAGGCAAGACGCTCGCCGAGAAGCTCAAGGCGGTCATCCCGCGGCAGCTCTTCGACGTCGTGATCCAGGCCGCCATCGGGAGCCGCGTGATCGCCCGCGAGACCGTCAAGGCGCTCAGGAAGAACGTGACGGCCAAGTGCTACGGTGGGGACATCACCCGCAAGCGCAAGCTCCTCGAGCGGCAGAAGGAAGGCAAGAAGCGGATGAAGCAGCTCGGCAAGGTGGAGGTCCCGCAGGAGGCGTTCCTCTCGGTGCTCAGGAGCTGA